In a single window of the Ignavibacteria bacterium genome:
- the sulP gene encoding sulfate permease has product MLVPKLVTTLKTYNRSLFLSDVSSGVIVGIVALPLAIAFGIASGVSPNNGLITAVIAGFIISALGGSRVQIGGPTGAFIVIVYGIVQKYGLDGLMIATIMAGIILVLMGFMKLGTLIKFIPLPIITGFTSGIALIIFTTQIKDLLGLNIHELPSEFLSKIPVYAKSITTFNIDTIIVSAISLFIIIFLGRFIKKIPSTFVALIFSTLIVYIFGLNVETISSKFGELSNSIPAPGIPVITFDKIYNLAGPAFTIAILGAIESLLSAVVADGMIGSKHRSNMELIANGAANIITPLFGGIPATGAIARTVTNIRNGGKTPVAGMVHAVVLLLIMLFFGKYAGMIPMCVLASILVVVAYNMSEWREFKAQLKMPKSDVIVLLTTFFLTVIFDLTIAIEVGMVLSAMLFMKRMAEVTNVGIINREFDESIESDETGANSIQGKNIPKGVIIYEINGPFFFGAASKFKEAIRIVGKSTKVLILRLRNVPAIDSTGIATLEDFYYDCKKNSTVLILSGIHAQPMFASERAGLLEKIGEENIRGNIDDALNRSREILGLPSEEIKADKESSIEK; this is encoded by the coding sequence ATGTTAGTTCCAAAACTCGTAACTACCCTCAAAACCTACAATAGATCACTGTTCCTGAGCGATGTATCATCAGGTGTAATAGTCGGAATTGTAGCTTTACCTCTGGCAATTGCATTCGGAATAGCTTCGGGAGTTTCTCCAAATAATGGATTAATCACAGCGGTAATTGCGGGATTTATAATTTCAGCACTTGGAGGAAGCCGTGTACAAATTGGCGGTCCCACCGGTGCATTTATTGTGATCGTTTACGGTATTGTTCAAAAATACGGACTTGACGGGCTGATGATAGCTACAATTATGGCCGGCATAATTTTAGTTTTGATGGGTTTTATGAAGCTTGGGACGCTTATTAAGTTCATACCTCTCCCTATAATAACCGGCTTCACTTCAGGCATAGCGCTAATAATCTTTACAACACAGATAAAAGATCTTCTGGGGTTAAATATACATGAGCTGCCTTCTGAGTTTTTGTCAAAAATTCCAGTTTACGCAAAAAGCATAACTACCTTTAATATTGATACGATAATCGTATCAGCTATATCACTTTTTATTATAATCTTCCTTGGGCGGTTTATAAAAAAGATACCCTCAACTTTTGTTGCACTGATATTTAGTACGCTGATTGTGTATATATTCGGGTTAAATGTAGAAACAATTTCATCGAAATTCGGGGAATTGAGCAATTCAATTCCGGCACCGGGTATTCCTGTTATTACATTTGATAAAATTTACAATCTTGCCGGACCTGCATTTACTATTGCGATCTTAGGAGCTATTGAATCATTACTTTCCGCTGTTGTGGCTGATGGTATGATAGGAAGCAAACACAGGTCTAATATGGAGCTGATAGCTAACGGTGCAGCAAATATAATTACACCTCTTTTCGGGGGAATACCCGCCACGGGAGCTATTGCGCGCACAGTAACAAATATTAGAAATGGTGGTAAAACCCCGGTTGCAGGAATGGTGCATGCTGTTGTATTGCTGCTGATAATGCTGTTTTTTGGTAAATATGCCGGTATGATACCAATGTGTGTACTCGCTTCAATTTTGGTTGTAGTTGCATATAATATGAGTGAATGGCGGGAATTTAAGGCTCAGCTGAAAATGCCTAAAAGTGATGTAATTGTTCTGCTTACTACATTCTTTTTAACGGTTATATTTGATCTGACAATTGCCATTGAAGTTGGTATGGTACTTTCTGCAATGTTATTCATGAAAAGAATGGCAGAAGTTACAAATGTGGGTATCATCAACCGCGAGTTTGATGAAAGTATTGAATCAGACGAAACCGGCGCAAACTCGATACAGGGAAAAAATATTCCAAAGGGTGTTATAATTTATGAGATCAACGGACCGTTTTTCTTTGGTGCAGCAAGTAAATTTAAGGAAGCTATCAGGATAGTCGGCAAATCAACAAAAGTACTTATTTTAAGGCTTAGAAATGTTCCGGCAATTGATTCAACTGGCATTGCAACACTGGAAGATTTTTATTATGATTGTAAAAAGAACTCCACTGTTTTAATTCTCTCAGGTATTCATGCCCAGCCAATGTTTGCCAGTGAACGGGCTGGGTTGCTTGAAAAAATTGGTGAAGAAAACATTCGGGGCAATATTGATGACGCTTTGAACCGTTCAAGAGAGATATTAGGGCTACCCAGTGAGGAAATTAAAGCAGATAAGGAAAGTTCAATAGAAAAGTAA
- a CDS encoding MBL fold metallo-hydrolase, translated as MDNLLISPKEVKDHINSAENGYVLLDIRREDEYKDWNIKGSINIPINDLISDGNYIGIKEMLKTLPKDKMIVTICAKGLNSQVAASILRDMGYNSVSLEKGMKGWNENFDIYKLDFTDFTVIQFVRIGKGCLSYIVIDKSTQQCALIEPAVFIDEYEDYIRANALTLKYIIDTHAHADHFSGGMELARKLNMDYYVNEIEVDKVFQFKSLKDISQFVIGSTKLEVLSTPGHTDGSVSFLVNNEALLCGDLLLLESPGRPDLARTKEETTKGAAILFDTLQTIMGKLSDEVKIFPSHFTKTEIRPVVMSFGDLKASSEPLKMNDKQKFIDYITSSIPNTPPNYETIKKFNKAGVMIPLDYAEDLEIGPNRCAAR; from the coding sequence ATGGATAACCTGTTAATTTCACCCAAAGAAGTAAAAGATCATATAAATTCAGCAGAAAACGGCTACGTTTTGCTTGATATAAGAAGAGAAGATGAATATAAGGACTGGAATATAAAGGGCAGCATAAATATCCCTATAAACGACCTTATTTCTGACGGCAATTACATCGGCATAAAGGAAATGCTTAAAACACTTCCAAAAGATAAAATGATAGTTACTATCTGCGCAAAAGGTCTGAATTCACAGGTCGCAGCTTCAATTTTAAGGGATATGGGCTATAATTCAGTCAGCCTTGAAAAAGGTATGAAAGGCTGGAACGAGAATTTTGATATTTATAAGCTGGATTTTACGGATTTTACTGTAATTCAGTTCGTTAGGATTGGTAAAGGATGCCTTTCTTACATTGTCATTGATAAATCAACACAGCAATGCGCTCTTATCGAACCGGCTGTATTTATAGATGAGTATGAAGATTATATACGGGCAAATGCACTTACACTGAAATATATAATTGATACACATGCTCATGCTGATCATTTTTCCGGCGGTATGGAGCTTGCGAGAAAATTAAATATGGATTACTATGTTAATGAAATAGAAGTAGATAAAGTATTTCAGTTTAAGTCATTAAAAGATATATCACAATTTGTAATTGGAAGCACTAAGCTTGAAGTTTTGAGCACACCCGGTCATACAGATGGAAGCGTATCATTTCTTGTAAACAATGAAGCTTTGCTTTGCGGTGACCTGCTTCTGCTGGAATCACCCGGCAGACCTGATCTGGCAAGGACGAAGGAAGAAACAACAAAAGGAGCAGCTATTTTGTTTGATACTCTTCAAACGATAATGGGTAAACTGAGTGATGAAGTGAAAATATTCCCAAGCCACTTCACAAAAACCGAGATCAGACCGGTTGTGATGAGCTTTGGTGATTTAAAAGCTTCTTCAGAACCTTTAAAAATGAATGATAAACAGAAATTCATAGATTATATTACTTCCAGCATACCAAATACCCCTCCAAATTATGAGACCATAAAGAAATTCAATAAAGCGGGAGTTATGATTCCTTTGGATTACGCTGAAGACCTTGAGATCGGTCCAAACCGCTGCGCTGCAAGATAA
- a CDS encoding MBL fold metallo-hydrolase — MKIKFCGAAQTVTGSQHLLEISGKKVLLDCGLYQGKREEAYNINKHFLFDPKELDVVVLSHAHIDHSGLLPGLYKSGFRGDVYSTPATRDLCAIMLQDSAHIQTRDIEFVNRKKIRNGEPLFKPLYGFEEVRGIMKLFKCMPYKRKFNLNGFGGNVQVTYFDAGHILGSAQVRLDINEGGKKIKFGFTGDIGRPHLPILRDPDHMGDVDFMISESTYGGRVHDKAADMDEQFAKVILEALQRGGKIIVPAFSVGRTQELVYSLSKLFAKGIIPKFPIFVDSPLSTNVSEIFKLHPECFDSETAELISRGVDVFGFQNLTYIKDAEDSKKLNYFKGSCMIISASGMAESGRIVHHLRNNISSEKNTILIVGFQAPHTLGRRIVEAEGKQGMFVRIFGEEHAVKAKIYVLNSFSAHADRDELREYFGKFTKGTLEKIFLVHGDPDQQEALRSMLGDMNYKDVGIPAKGDEVQL, encoded by the coding sequence ATGAAAATAAAATTTTGCGGCGCCGCTCAAACAGTTACAGGTTCACAGCATTTACTCGAAATATCCGGCAAAAAAGTACTGCTTGACTGCGGTCTTTACCAGGGTAAACGCGAAGAAGCATATAATATCAACAAACATTTCCTTTTTGATCCGAAAGAGCTAGATGTTGTAGTGCTTTCGCACGCGCACATTGATCACTCAGGCCTTTTGCCCGGACTCTATAAATCAGGCTTCAGGGGAGATGTGTATTCAACACCTGCAACCCGTGACCTGTGCGCTATCATGCTGCAGGATAGCGCGCATATACAGACAAGGGATATTGAATTTGTGAACAGGAAAAAGATCAGAAACGGTGAACCGCTTTTTAAGCCGCTGTACGGATTTGAAGAAGTAAGAGGTATTATGAAGCTTTTTAAATGCATGCCTTATAAACGGAAATTTAACCTTAACGGATTCGGAGGAAACGTTCAGGTAACATATTTTGATGCAGGTCATATATTAGGCTCTGCGCAGGTAAGGCTTGATATCAATGAAGGCGGTAAAAAGATAAAATTCGGTTTCACGGGTGATATCGGCAGGCCGCATTTGCCGATACTGCGTGACCCTGACCATATGGGTGATGTTGATTTCATGATATCAGAATCAACATACGGCGGAAGAGTGCATGATAAAGCGGCAGATATGGATGAACAGTTTGCCAAAGTGATACTTGAAGCGCTTCAGCGCGGCGGAAAAATTATTGTGCCCGCCTTCAGCGTTGGCAGAACGCAGGAGCTTGTCTATTCGCTCTCAAAGCTTTTCGCCAAAGGAATAATTCCTAAATTCCCGATATTTGTTGATAGTCCATTAAGCACAAATGTATCAGAAATATTCAAGCTGCACCCTGAGTGCTTTGACAGCGAAACGGCGGAGCTTATCTCGCGCGGAGTTGATGTATTCGGCTTCCAGAACTTAACATACATTAAAGATGCAGAGGATTCCAAAAAGCTGAATTATTTTAAAGGCTCATGTATGATAATAAGCGCAAGCGGCATGGCTGAATCAGGCAGAATTGTGCACCATCTGCGGAATAACATCAGCAGCGAAAAAAATACAATACTCATTGTCGGTTTCCAGGCGCCGCATACTCTCGGCAGGCGTATTGTTGAAGCCGAAGGCAAACAGGGAATGTTCGTTAGAATTTTCGGGGAAGAGCATGCAGTTAAAGCTAAGATATATGTTCTGAACTCATTTTCCGCTCATGCTGATAGGGATGAGTTGAGGGAATATTTCGGTAAGTTCACAAAAGGCACGCTTGAGAAGATATTCCTTGTACACGGTGACCCCGATCAGCAGGAAGCATTAAGATCAATGCTTGGTGATATGAATTATAAAGATGTTGGTATTCCCGCCAAAGGCGATGAGGTGCAGTTGTAA
- a CDS encoding aldehyde dehydrogenase, which translates to MKLKYIDDINPATGKLIKKVKCSTEKEIDRAVASARAAQKKWASLTLAQRSKMLEACAKDFVKQKEKIGRIITDEMGKLYRSAVGETHAVAYGIRETIEQAKTALAVENLQEENLRTEMHRTPLGVCAIITPWNFPVSMPESLLSPALIAGNTVVFKPSEMVPLTGKAIFDIFNKHLPKGVINLVQGADEVGNYLIHSNIDMIAFVGSQAVGKIIMKAAGDKLKRIVLELGGKDPMIVLNDADLEKAANFAVNGSLRNTGQVCVSVERIYVQEKAADKFTTLVANGVKNFKYGNGYDDSVHMGPLVSERQRANVLSQVKDAVKKGAKLIVGGKAPKNNKGFFMEPTLLTNLSHKHRIMNEETFGPVVAIQKVKTEDEAVKLANDSPFGLGATVWTKNKKKGLDIARKIESGMIGVNQGIGAVSGTPWVGVKQSGYGYIGSIDGIRQFTVPRKISYKK; encoded by the coding sequence ATGAAATTAAAATACATCGATGACATCAATCCCGCAACGGGAAAGCTTATAAAAAAGGTTAAGTGTTCCACCGAAAAGGAAATTGACCGCGCAGTAGCTAGTGCAAGGGCAGCACAGAAAAAATGGGCTTCATTAACACTTGCGCAGAGGAGCAAAATGCTTGAAGCCTGCGCTAAGGATTTTGTTAAGCAGAAAGAAAAGATCGGAAGAATAATTACCGATGAAATGGGTAAGTTGTACAGATCAGCAGTGGGTGAAACCCACGCAGTGGCTTACGGCATCCGCGAAACCATTGAACAGGCTAAAACTGCTCTTGCTGTTGAAAATTTACAGGAAGAAAACCTGCGGACTGAAATGCACCGCACACCGCTGGGAGTCTGCGCAATCATCACACCGTGGAATTTCCCGGTAAGTATGCCGGAATCCCTGCTCTCCCCTGCCCTGATCGCCGGGAATACGGTCGTATTCAAGCCATCTGAAATGGTCCCGCTTACAGGCAAAGCGATATTTGATATTTTCAATAAACATTTACCTAAGGGAGTTATAAACCTCGTTCAGGGTGCTGATGAAGTTGGTAATTACCTCATACACAGCAATATCGATATGATAGCTTTTGTCGGCTCTCAAGCCGTTGGCAAAATAATTATGAAAGCTGCCGGCGATAAGCTGAAACGCATTGTTTTAGAGCTTGGCGGCAAGGATCCAATGATAGTGCTGAATGATGCAGACTTAGAAAAGGCTGCGAACTTTGCAGTGAACGGTTCTTTACGCAACACAGGCCAGGTTTGTGTTTCGGTTGAAAGAATATATGTTCAGGAAAAAGCAGCCGATAAGTTCACAACACTTGTTGCCAACGGTGTAAAGAACTTTAAATACGGCAATGGTTATGATGATTCTGTTCATATGGGTCCGCTTGTGAGTGAAAGGCAGCGCGCAAATGTACTTTCACAGGTTAAGGATGCTGTTAAAAAAGGAGCTAAACTAATTGTAGGCGGCAAAGCGCCAAAAAATAATAAGGGTTTCTTTATGGAGCCTACCCTGCTTACAAATCTTTCCCATAAACACAGGATAATGAATGAAGAGACCTTCGGTCCGGTTGTTGCAATACAGAAAGTCAAAACTGAAGATGAAGCTGTAAAGCTTGCCAATGATTCACCATTTGGACTCGGCGCTACCGTGTGGACTAAGAATAAGAAAAAGGGACTGGATATAGCTCGTAAGATCGAATCAGGCATGATAGGCGTTAACCAGGGCATCGGCGCTGTGAGCGGTACACCATGGGTCGGTGTTAAGCAGAGCGGTTACGGTTATATCGGCTCGATTGATGGCATAAGGCAGTTCACAGTACCAAGAAAAATAAGTTATAAGAAGTAA
- a CDS encoding endonuclease domain-containing protein yields the protein MEERRRKLRNNMTHAEVILWNCIRRKQILGVRFRRQFSIKEYIVDFYSTELLLIIEVDGPTHFTDEEIEYDRYRQSELESLGLTFLRIRNDDIYNNIDGVVKAISMQVESMLILKKTPSLSPPVRGR from the coding sequence ATGGAAGAACGCAGGAGAAAATTGCGTAATAACATGACACACGCTGAAGTTATATTATGGAATTGTATCAGAAGAAAACAAATTCTTGGGGTTAGATTCAGACGGCAATTTAGTATAAAAGAGTATATTGTTGACTTCTATTCAACCGAGTTATTACTAATAATTGAAGTTGACGGACCTACTCACTTTACTGATGAAGAAATTGAATACGATAGATATCGGCAAAGTGAATTGGAAAGCTTGGGACTTACGTTTCTTAGAATTCGAAATGATGATATTTACAATAACATTGATGGGGTAGTTAAAGCAATTTCGATGCAAGTGGAAAGTATGTTAATTCTAAAAAAGACCCCCTCTTTATCTCCCCCTGTTAGGGGGAGATAA
- the pepT gene encoding peptidase T, protein MFKDYKFTCVDRFLKYVQVDTQSDPNSVTYPSTEKQKDLAKILVAELLEMGIKDANMDEYGYVFGTIESNTDKKVPVICFCSHMDTSPDLSGENVKPIVHNNYRGGNITLPGDKTQVLTPEVHAELKNQIGNDIITSDGTTLLGADNKAGVAEIMDAANYLLTHPEIKHGKIRILFTPDEEVGRGVEKLDMAKLAADYGYTMDGDKAGCVEDETFSADSVTIKINGVITHPGSAYGKMENAIKIASDIIAALPKDTLSPETTKGLEGFIHPVSVKGGAEYTEVKFIIRDFVTAGLADKENILKNITDKVLTAFPNSSYEFIIEESYRNMNEVLKNVPFVTEYAFEAVKRAGLTPFKKSVRGGTDGSKLSFMGLPCPNVFAGEHGIHSKQEWCSVQDMQKAVETIVHLCMIWEEKAKPNSISP, encoded by the coding sequence ATGTTCAAGGATTATAAATTTACATGTGTTGATAGATTCTTAAAGTACGTTCAGGTTGATACACAGTCAGACCCGAATTCCGTAACTTACCCTTCTACCGAAAAGCAAAAGGATCTTGCGAAGATCCTGGTTGCTGAACTGCTTGAAATGGGTATAAAAGATGCCAACATGGATGAGTATGGATATGTTTTCGGCACAATAGAAAGCAATACTGATAAGAAAGTCCCTGTGATATGCTTTTGTTCGCATATGGATACTTCACCTGATTTAAGCGGTGAAAATGTTAAGCCTATAGTTCACAATAATTACCGGGGAGGCAATATAACGCTCCCCGGTGATAAAACGCAGGTTTTAACACCTGAAGTGCACGCTGAACTTAAGAACCAGATAGGTAATGATATAATCACAAGTGACGGCACAACGCTGCTTGGGGCTGATAATAAAGCAGGTGTTGCAGAAATTATGGATGCGGCGAATTATCTGTTGACCCACCCTGAAATTAAGCACGGCAAAATTCGCATTCTATTCACGCCCGATGAAGAGGTTGGCAGGGGAGTGGAAAAGCTTGATATGGCTAAACTTGCCGCTGATTATGGGTATACTATGGATGGCGATAAGGCGGGCTGCGTTGAAGATGAGACGTTTTCGGCTGATTCCGTTACAATAAAAATAAACGGGGTAATAACACACCCCGGCTCAGCTTACGGCAAGATGGAAAACGCAATTAAAATTGCGAGCGATATAATCGCGGCATTGCCCAAGGATACACTTTCACCTGAAACTACTAAAGGTCTCGAAGGATTTATTCACCCTGTTTCAGTAAAAGGCGGCGCTGAATACACAGAGGTAAAATTTATCATACGTGATTTTGTAACAGCGGGCCTTGCTGATAAAGAAAATATTCTAAAAAACATTACAGATAAAGTATTAACTGCTTTTCCTAATAGTAGTTATGAGTTTATAATTGAAGAATCTTACCGCAATATGAATGAGGTTTTAAAAAACGTGCCTTTTGTGACTGAGTATGCATTTGAGGCTGTTAAACGGGCGGGATTAACCCCGTTCAAGAAGTCAGTTCGCGGCGGAACGGATGGCTCGAAGCTCTCGTTTATGGGGCTGCCGTGTCCGAATGTTTTTGCAGGTGAGCATGGCATTCACAGCAAACAGGAGTGGTGCAGCGTGCAGGATATGCAGAAAGCAGTGGAAACAATCGTGCATTTGTGCATGATATGGGAGGAGAAGGCTAAACCAAATTCCATTTCCCCCTGA
- a CDS encoding T9SS type A sorting domain-containing protein gives MKKIYCFLTLFFIFTLIPFNVTSQSSLSDFIPLQTGNIWVYQCSTNGSMCGGCSGRVRIILTGDTTANGKTYKKAVSTSSAISGACQSCGALGLITLFNTRFDLQNGNIYQLYSGGCQYSPGEMMIDSFKAKLGDTVRMNCMPPNQFQHYICSDTNNATVLGSSRQARFFNNAGFEGSIYRKYAKGIGLYHAYMQGLDGGTFVCTRQMILLGCVINGTVFGDTSMLVGINQISVEVPMEFSLSQNYPNPFNPNTNIQFALPEAAFTKIVIFDLLGNEIETIVSEQLNAGSYETQWNAVNYPSGVYYYQLTAGDYKETKKMVLIK, from the coding sequence ATGAAAAAAATATATTGTTTTCTCACATTGTTTTTTATTTTTACTCTGATTCCTTTCAATGTAACTTCACAAAGCAGCTTATCAGATTTTATTCCACTTCAAACGGGTAATATCTGGGTATATCAATGTTCAACAAATGGCTCAATGTGCGGCGGTTGTTCAGGCAGAGTCAGAATTATATTAACAGGTGATACAACGGCTAACGGTAAAACCTATAAGAAAGCAGTATCAACAAGCAGCGCTATATCAGGGGCCTGCCAAAGCTGCGGAGCTTTAGGATTAATAACGCTTTTCAACACAAGGTTTGATCTGCAAAACGGGAATATTTACCAGTTATATTCAGGGGGCTGTCAATATTCACCCGGAGAGATGATGATTGACAGTTTTAAAGCAAAGCTTGGTGATACTGTAAGAATGAACTGTATGCCACCGAATCAATTTCAGCATTATATCTGCAGTGATACAAATAATGCAACAGTTCTTGGATCAAGCCGGCAGGCAAGATTTTTCAATAATGCAGGTTTTGAAGGAAGTATTTACAGAAAATATGCTAAAGGGATAGGCCTATATCATGCTTACATGCAGGGACTAGATGGAGGCACGTTTGTATGTACCAGACAAATGATACTTCTTGGCTGCGTGATAAACGGTACTGTTTTTGGAGATACAAGTATGCTGGTTGGAATTAACCAGATCTCTGTTGAAGTACCTATGGAATTTTCTCTTTCTCAAAACTACCCAAACCCGTTCAATCCGAATACTAACATACAATTTGCTTTGCCGGAAGCGGCATTTACTAAAATTGTAATTTTTGATCTGCTGGGCAATGAAATTGAAACAATAGTCAGTGAACAATTAAATGCCGGCTCTTATGAAACCCAATGGAATGCAGTTAACTATCCAAGCGGTGTTTATTATTATCAATTAACAGCGGGTGATTATAAAGAAACAAAAAAAATGGTACTGATTAAATAA
- a CDS encoding VOC family protein — protein sequence MKFEFSPYIAIQVQDNAKAVDFYKRVLGMEFVDERGTDTYLNKDGINFVIEDNSEGAGSAFFEFKTDNLAEAKQALLAEGCEITAEYNEHSIMFSDPFGMNFHVWEEGAFPDNP from the coding sequence ATGAAATTTGAATTTTCACCATATATAGCTATCCAGGTTCAGGATAACGCAAAGGCTGTTGATTTTTATAAACGGGTTCTGGGTATGGAATTTGTTGATGAACGCGGCACCGATACATATTTGAACAAAGACGGGATAAATTTTGTAATTGAAGATAATTCCGAAGGCGCAGGTTCTGCGTTCTTTGAATTCAAGACCGATAACCTGGCCGAAGCAAAGCAGGCTTTGCTTGCCGAAGGCTGTGAGATCACCGCTGAATACAACGAGCACTCAATAATGTTCAGCGATCCTTTCGGTATGAATTTCCATGTATGGGAAGAAGGCGCATTTCCGGATAACCCGTAA
- a CDS encoding WG repeat-containing protein gives MLRLVVILSFVITAAVFAQSADTLYPVNVYVKDKLMYGYINRDGEIVIQPKYYRATDFNNGLAIVEIDRLSDLWACINTNDEILFIIKADYFIEGFSEGFAVTSYKNDYFFIDRNGNNVFNKTFYYANNFHNGFAVVKLNSQNRNISVINKKGEIVLDSLYNFISDFNNGYAKIQINNQRGIIDTNFNVSYLDTSIHFAFTVNENRNIVSNFIPVKINNKVGYIDLNGNIKINPVFERGNDFYEGLASVSLGGKWGFIDTTWKFVIEPKFSNAGCFFEGLAPVHTEYSINGSFNSFINKTGKVIIRDSTKYQSKFFPDRFTRNEIFWPKPFKNGICNYSSYVTLTIFERYVRSDGKFIWVKDLLDE, from the coding sequence ATGCTGAGGTTGGTTGTAATATTATCCTTTGTTATTACAGCGGCAGTATTTGCGCAATCTGCAGATACTTTGTATCCGGTAAATGTTTATGTTAAAGATAAGCTGATGTATGGGTATATTAATCGTGATGGAGAAATAGTAATTCAACCCAAATATTATCGTGCAACTGATTTTAACAATGGCTTGGCAATTGTGGAAATTGATAGATTATCTGACCTATGGGCATGTATTAATACTAACGATGAGATTTTATTCATAATAAAAGCTGATTATTTTATTGAGGGTTTTTCAGAAGGATTTGCTGTAACAAGCTATAAGAATGATTATTTCTTTATCGATAGAAATGGAAATAATGTTTTTAATAAGACATTTTATTATGCTAATAATTTTCATAACGGATTTGCAGTTGTAAAACTTAATTCTCAAAATAGAAATATTTCAGTAATAAATAAAAAAGGAGAAATTGTATTAGATTCTTTATATAATTTCATATCTGATTTTAATAATGGTTATGCAAAAATTCAAATAAATAATCAAAGAGGTATTATCGATACTAATTTTAACGTTTCTTACTTAGATACTTCCATTCATTTTGCATTTACTGTGAACGAAAATCGAAACATTGTCAGCAATTTTATACCGGTTAAAATTAACAATAAAGTTGGATATATAGATTTGAATGGTAATATAAAAATTAATCCGGTATTTGAAAGAGGTAATGATTTTTATGAAGGACTAGCTTCAGTAAGTTTAGGCGGGAAATGGGGTTTCATTGATACAACATGGAAATTTGTCATTGAACCAAAGTTCAGCAATGCGGGTTGTTTCTTTGAAGGATTGGCACCAGTACATACTGAATATTCAATAAATGGAAGTTTTAACTCATTCATTAATAAGACCGGAAAAGTAATTATCCGGGATTCAACTAAATATCAAAGTAAATTTTTCCCTGATCGCTTCACAAGAAATGAAATATTTTGGCCAAAACCATTCAAAAATGGAATTTGTAATTATTCATCTTATGTAACGCTGACAATTTTTGAAAGATATGTAAGAAGTGATGGAAAATTTATTTGGGTTAAGGATTTATTAGATGAATAG
- a CDS encoding nuclear transport factor 2 family protein, translating to MKTIISIACFVFLFTAASFSQDDLKSAGEKMERSLFQAVKDKDWGTLEGLIANGFQSMHADGPKSRTVAIDYIKSITFKYYHFSDIVVTNNDAGTNIVISYKLSFSENLEMTEEEKGKFVNNLSLWQKTGDKWQWISHSVFDGNVKK from the coding sequence ATGAAAACAATCATCAGTATAGCCTGTTTTGTTTTTCTATTTACAGCAGCATCATTTTCACAGGATGATCTTAAATCAGCGGGAGAAAAGATGGAGCGAAGCCTGTTCCAGGCTGTTAAGGATAAAGACTGGGGCACTCTTGAGGGACTCATAGCCAACGGCTTTCAATCAATGCATGCTGATGGACCCAAATCACGTACCGTGGCTATAGATTATATAAAATCCATTACTTTTAAATATTACCATTTTTCTGATATTGTGGTTACAAATAACGATGCCGGTACTAACATAGTCATCAGTTATAAATTATCATTTTCTGAAAATCTTGAAATGACCGAAGAGGAAAAAGGAAAATTTGTTAACAATCTTAGCTTATGGCAGAAAACCGGCGATAAATGGCAGTGGATAAGTCACAGCGTATTTGACGGAAATGTGAAGAAGTAA